Proteins from one Anaerobranca californiensis DSM 14826 genomic window:
- a CDS encoding metallophosphoesterase family protein: MKIAVISDIHSNIEALNSVLNKIQEENCQQIICLGDLVGYGPHPNEVIERIKGLNIPTILGNYDEAVGFYLPSCGCKIDNEWQKKQSENSLKWTQNHTSEINKKWLRGLPEELFVEYNGKKIYATHGSPNAINEYIYESEVEKIKEVLENIDVDIILLGHTHFPYIKKYKDKLILNPGSVGKPKDGDNRGSFAQIQFENGQVTVQIIRVSYDIDKVVADINKTSLLKEFGLMLKLGKVLE; the protein is encoded by the coding sequence ATGAAAATTGCTGTAATTTCAGATATTCACAGTAATATAGAAGCACTTAATTCAGTATTAAATAAAATCCAAGAGGAAAATTGCCAACAAATTATTTGTTTAGGAGATTTAGTTGGTTATGGTCCTCATCCCAATGAAGTTATAGAAAGAATTAAAGGATTAAATATACCCACTATTTTAGGTAACTATGATGAAGCTGTAGGATTTTACTTGCCATCATGTGGATGTAAAATAGATAATGAATGGCAGAAAAAGCAAAGTGAAAATTCTTTAAAATGGACACAAAATCATACCAGTGAAATAAATAAAAAGTGGTTAAGGGGATTACCTGAAGAGTTATTTGTAGAATATAATGGTAAAAAGATTTACGCTACCCATGGTAGCCCTAATGCAATCAATGAGTATATCTATGAAAGTGAAGTAGAAAAAATTAAAGAAGTTTTAGAAAATATCGATGTAGATATTATTCTGTTAGGACATACCCATTTTCCATATATTAAAAAATATAAAGATAAGTTAATTTTAAATCCAGGAAGTGTAGGTAAACCAAAAGATGGTGATAACAGGGGTAGTTTTGCACAAATCCAATTTGAAAATGGACAAGTAACAGTCCAGATTATCCGGGTTTCTTATGATATTGACAAAGTTGTTGCTGATATAAACAAAACTTCATTGTTGAAGGAGTTTGGGCTTATGTTAAAATTAGGTAAAGTTTTAGAATAA
- a CDS encoding nitroreductase family protein: MLELLIKRRSIRKFKSDKIEADKLQTLIQAALLSPSSRNIRPWEFIVVENKETLYKLSKVKKHGSSFIKEAPLAIVILGDPNKSDVWIEDTSIAGIIIQLTAEKLGLGSCWVQIRNREHHLDYSAEKYIQKLLEIPEYFKITAVIAIGYPAEEKEPYDIAKLPYEKVKMETFTRKYSGGLK; this comes from the coding sequence ATGTTAGAACTCCTTATTAAACGGCGAAGTATTAGGAAATTTAAAAGTGATAAAATTGAGGCTGATAAACTTCAAACACTTATACAAGCTGCTTTATTATCACCTTCATCTAGGAACATAAGGCCTTGGGAATTTATAGTCGTTGAGAATAAAGAAACTTTATACAAATTGTCCAAAGTAAAAAAACATGGTTCTTCATTTATAAAAGAAGCTCCTTTGGCTATTGTAATATTAGGGGATCCTAATAAAAGTGATGTCTGGATTGAAGATACTTCCATAGCAGGAATTATCATCCAACTTACAGCGGAAAAACTAGGATTAGGTTCTTGTTGGGTACAAATACGAAACAGAGAACATCATTTAGATTACTCAGCGGAAAAATACATTCAAAAGCTTTTAGAGATTCCGGAGTATTTTAAAATTACTGCAGTTATTGCTATAGGATACCCTGCAGAAGAAAAAGAGCCCTATGATATTGCAAAGTTACCTTACGAAAAAGTTAAAATGGAAACATTCACTAGAAAATATAGTGGGGGATTAAAATGA